One genomic region from Haloarcula taiwanensis encodes:
- a CDS encoding PGF-CTERM sorting domain-containing protein codes for MTDTSEKIRSLFLTALMVFSVFAGTIAFSGGAAAAANVSVEQAAEYDSGTVELALNGSTGSAVSATDIDVYLDGNKNPSNYGITSVGADGQNGRLAFSLAQDVQPNRNLTVKVSNLTGGDNTIVAEDIDVTSETIKASGSNDTDINAFRGEVIAIEDADADATNNGPSIEVDADSVVLSDSYTDNSEVYTVDTSDFDTGEDYTISVDNTEEAVVTVSDLSLEVNIDDDVGDGANIDDTDTLAVNVSTNRGGEPANATLFNEDDDKVDTIVKNLQGNENVVFDFGNQSADDSPYYVKVTDNQTGVSAESDQINVSESDDGEASFETGTVQDELGDVANITVQMSNTEDAVINVGSQEDDNYYIQGQLTDEDGDGEVTVQFNSYTAGTHGTNTVLSVPGDDDLDEVEEGGSFNRGTLSDDALEAGSYSINVTAGTSPDVTSPDAVGTLRLNENSVESINTWAAPSDAEIDDDDVDIYDRIGVNLTESDDLAAEDVVVHEIQASGIEGALEYEQEDGSASDATEAFIDATDTTPDRINSSDTTDSGLRLYVNRTDVGANAEEQPIDFSNSSGAVTVVDDPDNNTYFVAVDTSDVEFENGKTIVGEEDTRLNATFSVREGPLTDDRNSDSAIYTTSERDATLNLDDSGVVTVSAAAGQEVTGTTNVAPGSELEVEMESESEANPFVLRPETDVAPDGTYTATADFSEYSAGTNFTVETLDVDGDSDFSDEEDGRIVEADTATVSISDQESDGSEVVVDSAQLSEGGFIVIHDSTLLDGEVEGSVVGNSEYLEAGSHEDITITLDEPMDEDFTAIAMPHLDTNGNEAYDFPGADGPYTANGSAVTDSANVTVSAEEEQTEAPDTETETEAPDTETETEEQTEEATTMDSGTEEAETTAAEGPGFTAAIALIALVAAALLAVRRDN; via the coding sequence GCCGCCGCCGCGAACGTCAGCGTCGAGCAGGCAGCAGAATACGATAGCGGCACAGTTGAACTGGCACTTAATGGATCGACCGGCAGCGCAGTCTCTGCCACTGACATCGATGTCTACCTCGACGGGAACAAGAACCCGAGCAACTACGGCATCACCAGCGTCGGTGCTGACGGGCAGAACGGACGTCTCGCGTTCAGTCTTGCTCAGGACGTTCAGCCGAACCGGAACCTGACTGTCAAGGTCAGCAACCTCACCGGTGGCGACAACACAATCGTCGCTGAGGACATTGATGTGACGTCCGAGACGATTAAGGCGTCTGGTTCAAACGATACGGACATCAACGCCTTCCGCGGCGAAGTGATTGCCATTGAAGACGCCGACGCAGACGCCACTAACAACGGCCCATCCATCGAGGTTGATGCAGACAGCGTCGTTCTGTCCGACTCGTACACTGACAACAGTGAAGTCTACACCGTTGACACCAGTGACTTCGACACTGGCGAGGATTACACGATCAGTGTCGACAATACTGAGGAAGCGGTCGTCACAGTCAGCGACCTCAGTCTGGAAGTGAACATCGACGATGATGTCGGCGACGGTGCCAACATCGACGACACAGACACGCTGGCTGTCAACGTCTCCACGAACCGTGGTGGCGAGCCGGCCAACGCAACGCTGTTCAACGAAGACGACGACAAGGTTGACACAATTGTCAAAAACCTCCAAGGTAACGAAAATGTCGTGTTCGACTTCGGCAACCAGAGCGCCGACGACAGTCCGTACTACGTCAAGGTGACGGACAACCAGACCGGCGTCTCCGCGGAATCCGACCAGATCAACGTCTCCGAGTCCGACGACGGTGAGGCAAGCTTCGAAACCGGAACCGTTCAGGACGAGCTCGGCGATGTCGCCAACATCACGGTCCAGATGTCCAACACCGAGGACGCCGTGATTAACGTTGGTAGCCAGGAAGACGACAACTACTACATCCAAGGTCAGCTGACCGACGAAGATGGTGACGGCGAAGTCACTGTTCAGTTCAACAGCTACACCGCTGGGACCCATGGAACCAACACGGTTCTCAGTGTCCCTGGTGACGACGACCTTGATGAGGTCGAAGAGGGTGGCAGCTTCAACCGAGGAACGCTCTCGGACGACGCACTTGAAGCCGGCTCCTACTCGATCAACGTGACTGCAGGGACTTCCCCTGACGTCACCAGCCCCGACGCAGTCGGGACGCTTCGCCTCAACGAGAACTCCGTTGAAAGCATCAATACGTGGGCCGCCCCGAGCGACGCAGAGATCGACGATGACGATGTCGATATCTACGACCGCATCGGCGTGAACCTCACCGAGTCCGACGACCTCGCAGCCGAGGACGTTGTCGTCCACGAGATTCAGGCCTCCGGTATCGAGGGTGCACTCGAATACGAGCAGGAAGACGGAAGCGCGTCTGACGCAACCGAAGCGTTCATTGACGCGACCGACACCACGCCGGACCGCATCAACAGCAGTGATACGACGGACTCCGGCCTCCGACTCTACGTCAACCGAACCGATGTCGGTGCGAACGCTGAGGAACAGCCGATTGACTTCTCGAACAGCAGTGGCGCCGTAACTGTTGTCGACGACCCGGACAACAACACCTACTTCGTCGCTGTTGATACCAGCGACGTTGAGTTCGAAAACGGCAAGACGATCGTTGGCGAAGAGGACACGCGCCTCAACGCGACCTTCTCCGTCCGAGAGGGTCCGCTGACCGACGACCGCAACAGTGACAGTGCGATCTACACCACGTCTGAGCGCGACGCGACGCTGAACCTTGACGACAGCGGTGTTGTCACGGTCTCGGCCGCGGCCGGGCAGGAAGTGACTGGTACGACGAACGTCGCCCCCGGCTCCGAACTCGAAGTTGAGATGGAGTCTGAAAGCGAGGCGAACCCGTTCGTCCTCCGCCCGGAAACTGATGTCGCACCTGATGGCACGTACACTGCCACGGCTGACTTCAGCGAATACTCCGCCGGCACGAACTTCACCGTCGAGACGCTCGACGTCGATGGTGACTCTGACTTCAGCGACGAGGAAGACGGCCGCATCGTCGAAGCCGACACGGCCACCGTGAGCATCAGTGACCAGGAATCCGACGGAAGCGAAGTCGTCGTCGACAGCGCGCAGCTGTCCGAGGGTGGCTTCATCGTGATTCACGACAGCACTCTCCTTGACGGCGAGGTCGAGGGTAGCGTTGTCGGGAACTCGGAGTACCTCGAGGCAGGCAGCCACGAGGACATCACGATCACGCTCGACGAGCCGATGGACGAGGACTTCACGGCCATCGCGATGCCGCACCTCGACACCAACGGCAACGAAGCGTACGACTTCCCGGGCGCTGACGGTCCATACACCGCCAACGGCTCCGCCGTCACGGACAGTGCGAACGTGACCGTCTCAGCCGAGGAAGAGCAGACCGAAGCGCCGGACACGGAAACCGAAACCGAAGCGCCGGACACGGAAACCGAAACCGAGGAGCAGACTGAGGAGGCCACCACCATGGACTCCGGAACCGAAGAAGCTGAGACCACCGCCGCGGAAGGTCCCGGCTTCACGGCAGCTATCGCGCTCATCGCGCTCGTCGCTGCTGCGCTCCTCGCCGTCCGACGCGACAACTAA